The following proteins are co-located in the Camelina sativa cultivar DH55 chromosome 12, Cs, whole genome shotgun sequence genome:
- the LOC104732610 gene encoding uncharacterized protein LOC104732610 — protein sequence MAVTENNNRQLPIRLFTHGTEPMPRKSLNCQSQKEKMLKVSTKLGDDALVNLRNSCLGVFVEFYEADFVFAGSIVQHLLIRQLFVQEPYEIWCLLGDQPVRFSLNEFQHLTGLNCEELPLDDDDDDDAVINHQTEFWTMLKLPPNKGPSWESLARSLDECSGWSVQDRTKLGLLCLLSICVFAEDRRVGRIPVSIAKKVLSRDTFDMYPWGRLAFLHLIRAIKSADLDKYSLVMDGFVQVLQVWGYWAFHRLGETFGNKRECEGVELTRWKGGRPDGEKTFDLDQLLLEDMREYGKVRVTHLHYPRGDLILPKWGNEAHDPSVHCMIKTVLSLGSRFKPTDWPPEGMKVGNPQPKRKASVSQRLCDSSGVHEACGSQTSTKTRRNRGNNVKRRNVAGNASLVATQSEESNDLWNLSLSSFRTKIRTEDSGMSVCHVCKKNQL from the exons ATGGCGGTGACAGAGAACAATAATAGACAGTTACCAATTAGATTATTTACTCATGGGACAGAGCCGATGCCTAGGAAGAGTTTGAATTGCCAAtctcagaaagaaaaaatgctTAAGGTTTCCACAAAACTAGGAGATGATGCGTTGGTCAACTTGAGGAATTCGTGTCTAGGAGTTTTTGTGGAGTTTTACGAAGCTGACTTTGTCTTTGCTGGGAGTATTGTGCAGCACTTGCTTATCCGTCAGCTTTTCGTCCAGGAACCGTACGAAATATGGTGTTTGTTGGGAGACCAACCGGTTAGGTTTTCTCTTAACGAATTCCAACATCTCACTGGACTGAACTGCGAGGAACTCCCtctggatgatgatgatgatgatgatgccgtAATAAACCACCAAACTGAGTTCTGGACGATGCTCAAGTTACCGCCTAACAAAGGTCCAAGTTGGGAAAGCTTGGCTAGGTCGTTGGATGAGTGCAGTGGTTGGTCTGTTCAGGACAGGACTAAGCTTGGGTTATTGTGTTTGTTGTCTATTTGTGTTTTTGCAGAAGACCGGCGAGTTGGTAGAATTCCAGTTTCTATTGCTAAGAAGGTGCTGAGCAGAGATACATTTGACATGTATCCTTGGGGGAGACTGGCGTTTTTGCATCTGATTCGTGCTATCAAATCCGCGGATTTAGACAAATACAGCCTTGTTATGGATGGATTCGTTCAGGTTCTGCAAGTGTGGGGATACTGGGCGTTCCATCGTTTAGGGGAGACATTTGGTAATAAAAGAGAGTGCGAGGGCGTGGAACTAACAAGATGGAAAGGTGGTAGGCCTGATGGTGAGAAGACATTTGACTTGGACCAGTTACTATTGGAAGATATGAGAGAATATGGGAAg GTTCGCGTAACACACTTGCATTATCCGCGTGGAGATTTGATTTTGCCTAAATGGGGAAACGAAGCTCATGATCCTTCGGTTCATTGCATGATTAAAACTGTTCTGAGTCTTGGCTCCCGCTTCAAGCCGACAGATTGGCCTCCCGAGGGAATGAAAGTCGGAAATCCTCAACCGAAGAGAAAGGCTTCCGTCAGTCAAAGGTTATGCGACTCTTCTGGAGTTCATGAGGCATGCGGTTCTCAAACTTCGACCAAGACCAGAAGGAACCGAGGCAATAATGTTAAACGCAGAAATGTTGCTGGCAACGCGAGTTTGGTAGCAACGCAATCTGAGGAATCAAATGACTTGTGGAATTTGTCTCTCAGTTCGTTTCGAACCAAGATAAGAACTGAAGACAGTGGCATGTCGGTGTGCCATGTTTGTAAGAAAAACCAGCTTTGA
- the LOC104732611 gene encoding microsomal glutathione S-transferase 3: MAITDFLPKEYGYVVIVVVLYCFLNFWMSFQVGGARKRYKVFYPSLYAIESENKDAKLFNCVQRGHQNSLEMMPMYFLLMILGGMKHPCICACLGLLYNVSRFFYFKGYSTGDPKNRLTIGKYGFLAMLGLAVCTISFAITLLRGQA; this comes from the exons ATGGCGATCACAGATTTTTTGCCTAAAGAGTATGGATACGTGGTCATCGTCGTCGTTTTGTACTGCTTCCTCAATTTCTGGATGAGTTTCCAAGTCGGCGGAGCTCGCAAGag GTACAAAGTGTTTTATCCATCATTATATGCAATAGAATCAGAGAACAAAGATGCTAAGCTCTTCAATTGCGTTCAG AGAGGTCATCAGAACTCATTGGAGATGATGCCAATGTACTTCTTACTTATGATACTTGGTGGAATGAAGCATCCTTGTATCTGTGCATGTCTTGGCTTGCTTTACAACGTTAGCCGATTCTTTTACTTCAAAGGCTATTCCACTGGTGATCCTAAGAATCGTCTCACTATCGG GAAATATGGTTTCTTAGCTATGCTAGGACTGGCTGTTTGCACAATCTCGTTTGCTATCACCTTGCTTCGCGGCCAAGCCTAG